From Bradyrhizobium sp. NDS-1, the proteins below share one genomic window:
- a CDS encoding O-acetylhomoserine aminocarboxypropyltransferase, translating to MSDRLPGFSTLAVHAGAQPDPTTGARATPIYQTTSFVFNDADHAASLFGLQAFGNIYTRIGNPTNAVLEERVAALEGGTAALAVASGHAAQVVILQQLLQPGDEFIAARKLYGGSINQFTHAFKSFGWNVVWADPDDIASFERAVTPRTKAIFIESIANPAGSITDIEAISTVARKAGVPLIVDNTLASPYLIRPIDHGADIVVHSLTKFLGGHGNSLGGIIVDAGTFDWSTGGKYPMLSEPRPEYHGIRLQETFGNFAFAIACRVLGLRDLGPALSPFNAFMILTGIETLPLRMQKHCDNAKAVAEFLAGHPAVASVNYAGLASDKYNQLARKYAPKGAGAVFTFSLKGGYDAGVSLVSKLQLFSHLANVGDTRSLVIHPASTTHSQLDDAAKVKSGAGPDVVRLSVGIEDKEDLIADLEQALGA from the coding sequence ATGAGCGATCGCCTTCCGGGATTTTCAACCCTCGCCGTGCATGCCGGTGCACAGCCCGACCCCACCACCGGTGCGCGCGCGACTCCGATTTATCAAACGACCTCGTTCGTCTTCAACGATGCCGACCACGCCGCCTCGCTGTTCGGCCTGCAGGCATTCGGCAACATCTATACCCGCATCGGCAATCCCACCAACGCTGTGCTGGAAGAGCGCGTCGCGGCGCTCGAAGGCGGCACGGCTGCGCTTGCGGTGGCCTCGGGCCACGCCGCGCAGGTCGTGATATTGCAGCAACTGCTCCAGCCCGGCGACGAGTTCATCGCCGCGCGAAAGCTCTATGGCGGCTCGATCAACCAGTTCACGCATGCGTTCAAGAGCTTCGGCTGGAACGTGGTGTGGGCCGATCCCGATGACATCGCAAGCTTCGAGCGCGCCGTGACGCCGCGCACCAAGGCGATCTTCATCGAGTCCATCGCCAATCCCGCCGGCAGCATCACCGACATCGAGGCGATCTCGACCGTGGCGCGCAAGGCCGGCGTGCCGCTGATCGTCGACAACACGCTCGCTTCGCCCTATCTGATCCGCCCGATCGACCACGGCGCCGACATCGTCGTGCACTCGCTGACGAAATTCCTCGGCGGTCACGGCAATTCGCTCGGCGGCATCATCGTCGATGCCGGTACCTTCGACTGGTCCACCGGCGGCAAGTATCCGATGCTGTCGGAGCCGCGGCCCGAATATCACGGCATCCGCCTGCAGGAGACCTTCGGCAATTTCGCCTTCGCGATCGCCTGCCGCGTGCTCGGCCTGCGCGACCTCGGTCCCGCGCTGTCGCCGTTCAATGCCTTCATGATCCTGACCGGTATCGAGACGCTGCCGTTGCGCATGCAGAAGCACTGCGACAACGCCAAGGCCGTCGCTGAATTCCTCGCGGGACATCCGGCGGTCGCCTCCGTCAACTATGCTGGCCTTGCCAGCGACAAGTACAACCAGCTCGCACGCAAATACGCGCCGAAGGGCGCGGGCGCCGTGTTCACCTTCAGCCTGAAGGGCGGCTATGACGCCGGCGTCAGCCTGGTGTCGAAACTGCAGCTGTTCTCGCATCTGGCCAATGTCGGCGACACCCGCTCGCTGGTCATCCATCCGGCCTCGACCACGCACAGCCAGCTCGACGATGCCGCCAAGGTGAAGTCCGGCGCCGGCCCCGACGTGGTGCGGCTCTCGGTCGGCATCGAGGACAAGGAAGATCTGATCGCGGATCTGGAGCAGGCGCTGGGGGCGTAA
- a CDS encoding polysaccharide deacetylase family protein, translating into MASDDRWLERLRLELAWFTGRAALHSRGAGAILRFERVRPRRGGFQPLRAHEITPQFLDRAIRALKRWKYDFLGMDEVCRRAVTLAEQRRFVALTFDGANKDLIDFAYPTLAHHAVPFTIYVPTAFPDGVGQAWWLGLEQVIARESRISLMMAEKEQRFVVTDRAEKQALFSHLESWLRSLPPADLSAAIADLCTRYRIDLAALSREASMNWEDLAKLAADPLVTIGSATVNYPVLANMKDAAALRELTMGKAVAEAAFGREIRHLAFPFGDRAAFRRSHVMMAEEAGFASAVSTISGIVDAEGRTNLRALPRISWDGRVRSLRMLRVLVSGVAFAPVKPTGGATN; encoded by the coding sequence TTGGCATCCGACGACAGATGGCTGGAACGGCTGCGCCTCGAACTGGCCTGGTTCACCGGCCGGGCCGCGCTGCACAGTCGCGGTGCCGGTGCCATCCTGCGCTTTGAACGGGTGCGCCCGCGGCGTGGCGGGTTTCAGCCGCTGCGCGCGCACGAGATCACGCCGCAGTTTCTCGACCGCGCCATTCGCGCGCTCAAACGCTGGAAGTATGATTTTCTCGGCATGGACGAGGTCTGCCGGCGCGCGGTGACGCTGGCGGAGCAGCGGCGCTTCGTGGCGCTCACCTTCGACGGTGCCAACAAGGACCTGATCGACTTTGCCTACCCGACGTTGGCGCATCACGCCGTGCCCTTTACGATCTACGTACCTACCGCCTTTCCCGACGGCGTCGGACAGGCCTGGTGGCTCGGGCTCGAACAGGTGATCGCGCGCGAGAGTCGCATCAGCCTGATGATGGCGGAGAAGGAGCAACGCTTCGTCGTCACCGATCGTGCCGAGAAGCAGGCGCTGTTTTCGCATCTCGAGAGCTGGCTGCGCTCGCTGCCGCCCGCCGATCTGTCGGCGGCGATCGCCGATCTCTGTACGCGCTATCGGATCGACCTCGCCGCGCTCTCGCGCGAGGCGTCGATGAATTGGGAGGATCTGGCGAAGCTGGCGGCCGATCCGCTGGTCACGATCGGCAGCGCCACCGTGAATTATCCCGTGCTCGCCAACATGAAGGACGCAGCCGCGCTGCGCGAGCTGACAATGGGCAAGGCGGTCGCCGAAGCGGCCTTCGGGCGCGAGATCCGCCATCTTGCCTTTCCGTTCGGCGATCGCGCCGCGTTCCGGCGCAGTCACGTCATGATGGCGGAGGAGGCCGGCTTTGCCAGCGCGGTGTCGACGATATCAGGCATCGTGGACGCGGAAGGGCGGACCAATCTGCGCGCGCTGCCGCGGATTTCATGGGACGGCCGTGTGCGCTCGCTGCGCATGTTGCGCGTGCTGGTGTCGGGCGTCGCCTTTGCGCCGGTGAAGCCGACAGGCGGCGCTACGAACTAG
- a CDS encoding COX15/CtaA family protein: protein MTTNSVPTNPHRAVRWWLIVVAALIALMVLVGGATRLTESGLSIVEWKPVTGSVPPLSEAQWSEAFEAYKQIPQYRELNAGMSLSEFKQIFWWEWSHRLLGRFIGVAYLLPFLFFLWRGGLSGELKRRLWLLFALGGLQGAVGWWMVASGLSGRTEVSQYRLAAHLMLALLIFAGIVWTVRRLRERPQIAASARLRFTSALLLCVTVVQIYFGALVAGLRAGRAYNTWPQIDGAFIPSAERLWFETPWWRNMFDNVLTVQFEHRMTAYFLFALAALHAIDAVRSRAGAAASGALWLFAAVSLQAVLGILTLVNQVPIDLALSHQAVAIVVLTLAVVQVERLVSRQQAHAQPRAVPVGQAG from the coding sequence ATGACGACGAATTCCGTTCCAACCAACCCGCATCGCGCCGTGCGCTGGTGGCTGATCGTCGTCGCCGCGCTGATTGCACTGATGGTGCTGGTCGGCGGCGCGACGCGGCTGACGGAATCCGGACTCTCCATCGTCGAATGGAAGCCGGTGACGGGCAGCGTGCCGCCGCTGTCGGAGGCGCAGTGGTCCGAGGCGTTCGAGGCCTACAAGCAGATCCCGCAATATCGCGAGCTCAACGCGGGCATGAGCCTGTCCGAGTTCAAGCAGATCTTCTGGTGGGAGTGGAGCCACCGCTTGCTCGGCCGCTTCATCGGCGTCGCCTATCTCTTGCCGTTCCTGTTCTTCCTGTGGCGTGGTGGCCTGTCCGGCGAATTGAAGCGGCGGCTGTGGCTGTTGTTCGCGCTCGGCGGCCTGCAAGGTGCGGTCGGCTGGTGGATGGTCGCCTCGGGTCTTTCGGGACGCACCGAGGTGTCGCAATATCGGCTGGCGGCGCATCTGATGCTGGCGCTGCTGATCTTCGCCGGCATCGTCTGGACGGTGCGGCGGCTCCGGGAGCGGCCGCAGATCGCAGCGTCGGCGCGCCTGCGCTTCACGAGCGCGCTGCTCCTCTGCGTCACCGTCGTGCAAATCTATTTCGGCGCGCTGGTCGCGGGCCTGCGCGCCGGGCGTGCCTACAATACCTGGCCGCAGATCGACGGCGCGTTCATTCCGTCGGCGGAGCGGCTGTGGTTCGAGACGCCGTGGTGGCGCAACATGTTCGACAATGTGCTGACGGTGCAATTCGAGCACCGCATGACGGCCTATTTTCTGTTCGCGCTGGCGGCGCTGCACGCGATCGACGCGGTGCGCTCACGGGCAGGGGCGGCTGCGAGCGGTGCGCTGTGGCTGTTCGCGGCGGTGAGCCTGCAGGCGGTGCTCGGCATTCTCACGCTGGTCAACCAGGTGCCGATTGATCTTGCGCTGTCGCACCAGGCTGTTGCGATCGTGGTGCTGACGCTTGCGGTGGTGCAGGTGGAACGGCTCGTTTCACGCCAGCAGGCGCACGCGCAGCCGCGCGCGGTTCCGGTCGGTCAGGCCGGCTGA
- a CDS encoding GumC family protein — translation MRLAFWRAGKDQAVVARAVSKSKADAAPKVESKLEAKVEAEVEPGPAPILTRQPQVESGDIDLHALGAALARRRGWIIAPTVLALVASIAVVNLVTPRYKSESRILIDGRENVFLRPSSDRNEERQALDAEAVTSQVQLLLSRDLAREIIKKNKLAERPEFDPVLQGISPLKSLAAMIGIGRDPFSMTPEERVLDAYYERLQAYAVDKSRVIVVEFQSADPELAARVANSIADGYLVLQQGVRQEQAKNASQWLAGEIESLRKKVSDAEARVEDFRSKSSLFIGTNNTTLSNQQMGEVNTQLNNARSMKADAESKARLIKEMLQSGKPIEASEVVNSELMRRLSEQRVTLRAQLAEQSSTLLGNHPRIKELKAQLGDLDNQIRDEAAKISRSLESDARIASGRVDGLTVSLEQLKKQAASTNGQDVQLRALEREAKAQRDLLETYLAKYREANTRETIDTAPTDGRIISRAIVSNTPAYPKKLPIVLIATIATLLLSSGVVVTGELLRQTAPRAVAAVRPAQAPMRQKATVQPVVEPIADPGIATPLAEPAPLQPEMATDMDVTEFTEIEHLADSLRAAGAAAKKITVLGTASGEAITLSTLTLARNLAREARVVVVDLAASSPTIAAVSVDASASGLAELMQGEASFAQVITRDKLSRLHLVMAGRPGFDRSLLQSPRVTLAIDALLRAYDHVLIDAGSASDLPAELLTTHARAVVVPDASMASDARTLMCEQLRAVGFSEVTMLSKPVQPSDAVEAPRVVAA, via the coding sequence ATGCGTTTAGCGTTTTGGCGTGCCGGCAAGGACCAGGCTGTGGTTGCGCGGGCTGTTTCAAAGTCCAAAGCCGACGCCGCGCCCAAAGTTGAAAGCAAGCTCGAGGCAAAGGTCGAAGCCGAGGTCGAGCCCGGGCCTGCGCCCATCCTCACCAGGCAGCCACAAGTCGAATCCGGCGACATCGACCTGCACGCGCTCGGCGCGGCATTGGCGCGCAGGCGCGGCTGGATCATCGCGCCGACGGTGCTGGCGCTCGTTGCATCCATTGCCGTCGTCAATCTCGTTACGCCCCGCTACAAGTCCGAATCGCGCATCCTCATCGATGGCCGCGAGAACGTGTTCCTGCGCCCGAGCAGCGACCGCAACGAGGAGCGCCAAGCGCTCGACGCCGAGGCCGTCACCAGTCAGGTGCAGCTCCTGCTGTCGCGCGATCTCGCGCGCGAGATCATCAAGAAGAACAAGCTGGCCGAGCGCCCCGAATTCGATCCGGTACTGCAGGGCATCTCGCCGCTGAAGTCGCTGGCCGCGATGATCGGTATCGGCCGCGATCCGTTCTCGATGACGCCGGAAGAACGCGTGCTCGATGCCTATTACGAGCGCCTCCAGGCCTATGCGGTCGACAAGTCGCGGGTGATCGTCGTCGAATTCCAGTCCGCCGATCCCGAGCTTGCCGCCCGCGTCGCCAATTCGATCGCCGACGGCTATCTCGTGCTGCAGCAGGGCGTGCGCCAGGAGCAGGCCAAGAACGCCAGCCAGTGGCTTGCGGGCGAGATCGAGAGTTTGCGCAAGAAGGTCTCCGACGCCGAGGCCAGGGTCGAGGACTTCCGTTCCAAGTCGTCACTCTTCATAGGTACCAACAACACGACGCTGTCGAACCAGCAGATGGGTGAAGTCAACACCCAGCTCAACAATGCGCGCTCGATGAAGGCCGACGCGGAGTCCAAGGCGCGGCTGATCAAGGAGATGCTCCAGAGCGGCAAGCCGATCGAAGCATCCGAGGTCGTGAACTCAGAACTGATGCGGCGGCTGTCGGAGCAGAGGGTGACGTTGCGCGCGCAGCTCGCCGAACAGTCGTCCACGCTGCTCGGCAATCACCCGCGGATCAAGGAGCTGAAGGCCCAGCTCGGCGATCTCGACAACCAGATCCGCGACGAAGCGGCCAAGATCTCGCGCTCGCTCGAGAGCGACGCCCGGATTGCCAGCGGCCGGGTCGATGGCCTGACCGTGAGTCTCGAGCAGCTCAAGAAGCAAGCGGCCTCGACCAACGGCCAGGACGTCCAGCTTCGCGCACTGGAGCGTGAGGCAAAGGCGCAGCGCGACCTGCTCGAGACCTACCTCGCCAAGTACCGCGAGGCCAACACCCGCGAGACTATCGACACGGCGCCGACCGACGGACGCATCATTTCGCGTGCCATCGTCTCGAACACGCCGGCCTATCCGAAGAAGCTGCCGATCGTGCTGATCGCGACGATCGCGACGCTGCTGCTCTCGTCCGGCGTCGTCGTCACCGGCGAGCTGCTCCGCCAGACCGCGCCGCGCGCCGTGGCTGCGGTGCGCCCGGCACAGGCGCCGATGCGCCAAAAGGCGACGGTTCAGCCGGTCGTCGAGCCGATCGCCGATCCCGGCATCGCCACCCCCTTGGCAGAGCCCGCGCCGCTCCAGCCGGAGATGGCGACCGATATGGACGTCACCGAATTCACCGAGATCGAGCATCTCGCCGACAGCCTGCGTGCCGCCGGCGCTGCGGCGAAGAAGATCACCGTGCTCGGCACCGCCTCAGGCGAAGCCATCACGCTGTCGACGCTGACGCTCGCCCGGAATCTGGCGCGCGAGGCGCGCGTCGTTGTGGTCGATCTCGCCGCGTCCTCGCCGACGATCGCCGCGGTGTCGGTCGATGCCTCGGCTTCCGGCCTTGCCGAACTGATGCAGGGCGAGGCATCGTTCGCGCAAGTGATCACCCGGGACAAGCTGTCGCGGCTGCATCTCGTCATGGCCGGTCGTCCCGGTTTCGACCGCAGCCTGCTGCAATCGCCGCGGGTGACGCTCGCCATCGACGCGCTGCTGCGCGCCTACGATCACGTGCTGATCGACGCCGGCAGCGCCTCAGACCTTCCAGCCGAGTTGCTGACGACGCATGCCCGCGCCGTCGTCGTGCCTGATGCGTCGATGGCGAGCGATGCACGCACGCTGATGTGTGAGCAGCTGAGGGCCGTCGGCTTCAGCGAGGTGACGATGCTGAGCAAGCCCGTGCAGCCGTCGGATGCGGTGGAAGCGCCGCGCGTCGTGGCGGCGTAG
- a CDS encoding GNAT family N-acetyltransferase — MTMAAAMQSRTAEAPARSKAGRIAHVDIVTDLGAVEALWRAFEEPGHLFTPYQRFDLLSPWQRLVGEREGARPFVVIARDAEHRPLLLLPLSLRQGHGVRTACFMGGKHTTFNMGLWNVECAAQTTSADLEALLAPLGEHIDVLALTQQPLRWHDQQNPFALLPRQSAINGCPKLVMEPGVPPASRISNSFRRRLKSKEKKLQALPGYRYYLATTDADVTRLLDWFFRVKPVRMAEQKLPNVFAEPGVEQFVRSACLAPRGEGRVIDIHALECDDEVIAIFAGVADGERFSMMFNTYTMSEHARYSPGLILMRYIIDRYGERGYRSLDLGIGSDDYKRMFCKDDEDIFDSFVPLTSRGKLAAMAMSSLSCGKRLVKQNQMLFDLARRLRQAFG, encoded by the coding sequence ATGACCATGGCTGCGGCGATGCAAAGCCGGACGGCAGAAGCGCCAGCGCGGTCGAAAGCGGGCAGGATCGCGCATGTCGATATCGTCACCGATCTCGGCGCCGTCGAGGCGCTCTGGCGCGCATTCGAGGAGCCCGGCCATCTCTTCACGCCCTATCAGCGGTTCGATCTGCTGAGCCCGTGGCAGCGACTGGTCGGCGAGCGCGAGGGCGCGCGCCCGTTCGTCGTGATCGCCCGCGACGCCGAGCACAGGCCGCTCCTGCTGCTGCCGCTCTCGCTACGCCAAGGCCACGGCGTGCGCACGGCCTGCTTCATGGGCGGCAAGCACACGACCTTCAACATGGGCCTGTGGAACGTGGAGTGCGCTGCGCAGACCACCAGCGCCGATCTCGAGGCGTTGCTTGCGCCGCTCGGTGAGCACATCGACGTGCTCGCGCTGACGCAGCAACCACTGCGCTGGCACGACCAGCAGAACCCGTTCGCACTGCTGCCGCGACAGAGCGCGATCAACGGCTGCCCGAAGCTGGTGATGGAGCCGGGCGTGCCGCCGGCATCGCGGATCAGCAATTCCTTCCGGCGCCGCCTCAAGAGCAAGGAAAAGAAGCTCCAGGCACTCCCGGGCTACCGCTATTACCTCGCCACTACCGATGCAGACGTCACCCGCCTGCTCGACTGGTTCTTTCGCGTCAAGCCGGTGCGGATGGCGGAACAGAAGCTCCCGAACGTCTTCGCCGAGCCCGGCGTCGAACAGTTCGTCCGCAGCGCCTGCCTTGCGCCGCGCGGTGAAGGCCGCGTCATCGACATCCACGCGCTCGAATGCGACGACGAGGTGATCGCGATCTTCGCGGGGGTCGCCGACGGCGAGCGTTTCTCGATGATGTTCAACACCTACACGATGTCCGAGCACGCACGCTACAGCCCCGGCCTGATCCTGATGCGCTATATCATCGATCGCTACGGCGAGCGCGGCTACCGCTCGCTCGACCTCGGCATCGGTTCGGACGACTACAAGCGGATGTTCTGCAAGGACGACGAAGACATCTTCGACAGTTTCGTTCCGCTGACCTCGCGCGGAAAACTCGCGGCGATGGCGATGTCCTCGCTGAGCTGCGGCAAGCGGCTGGTGAAGCAGAACCAGATGTTGTTCGACCTGGCGCGGCGGCTGCGGCAGGCGTTCGGGTAA
- a CDS encoding DUF2842 domain-containing protein — protein MTIRTRKFLGAILLLVLATVWALLGMAAAQMPWIAESGWRQAIYYVVVGMGWVLPAMPIVSWMQRPDRARSNS, from the coding sequence ATGACGATCCGCACCCGCAAGTTCCTCGGCGCCATCCTGCTCCTGGTGCTGGCCACCGTCTGGGCCCTGCTCGGCATGGCGGCCGCGCAGATGCCCTGGATTGCCGAGTCTGGCTGGCGGCAGGCCATCTATTACGTCGTCGTCGGCATGGGCTGGGTGCTGCCTGCGATGCCGATCGTGAGCTGGATGCAGCGTCCCGATCGCGCCAGATCCAATTCCTAG